A single genomic interval of Helicoverpa armigera isolate CAAS_96S chromosome 13, ASM3070526v1, whole genome shotgun sequence harbors:
- the LOC110371584 gene encoding putative lipid scramblase CLPTM1, translated as MAESDNLIPSNNPPGEAATENSVVEANGSSEDAVDINAQIDEQRRRMQPTKMESFFAITKSLIIRALVVYFITSMFRQPSAPKTDLSNPTATPRVPAINMFANGTVLDMYCYVSEREFYSNLDDSDLIWKHTGIVYGDWHGGPNNDGTFTHSTSITPSDALKNNGSIYLHVFLVQSGKSPDPKNKNNYGGPYITYGKKMLNKYKKLRYMKTHNLLTGQTEKSAEEIIKAETLKEEIVSHWHPNLTINLVTDQTNWMQGSVPPPLDEFIFFLPDGKQYKPAVFLNDYWNMMRDYVPINKTSEVLNLVLTFQPLSLFKWQLYTAQAMRDKLSMFSALGAEEQDEEQDTVKELLLDTSPYLLALTISVSVLHSIFELLAFKNDIQFWNNRQSLEGLSVRSVFFNVFQSTVVLLYVLDNETNVMVRISCFIGLLIEVWKINKVMDVKINREDRIFGIPKLSFTDKGSYVESSTKQYDMLAFRYLSWACFPLLIGYGVYSLLYQEHKGWYSFILNMMYGYLLTFGFIMMTPQLFINYKLKSVAHLPWRMMTYKFLNTFIDDIFAFVIKMPTMYRLGCFRDDIVFFIFLYQRWIYKVDHKRVNEFGFSGEMEQQQKQVKNGTPAITETEQQSGDKKND; from the exons ATGGCAGAAAGTGATAATCTCATTCCTTCCAATAATCCCCCTGGCGAGGCCGCCACAGAAAACAGTGTTGTTGAAGCAAATGGATCTTCTGAAGATGCTGTTGAT ATCAATGCCCAGATTGATGAACAACGGCGCAGAATGCAGCCTACAAAAATGGAATCATTCTTTGCCATCACAAAGTCATTGATAATTAGAGCATTAGTGGTTTATTTTATCACATCCATGTTCCGGCAACCATCAGCACCTAAGACAGATCTAAGCAACCCAACTGCTACACCTCGTGTCCCTGCCATAAATATGTTTGCTAATGGTACAGTATTAGACATGTATTGTTATGTATCTGAAAGAGAATTTTACTCAAACTTGGATGATTCAGACTTAATTTGGAAACATACTGGTATTGTTTATGGTGACTGGCATGGAGGACCTAATAATGATGGCACATTCACCCACTCCACCAGTATCACGCCTTCAGATGCATTAAAGAACAATGGATCAATTTATCTACATGTATTTCTGGTACAATCTGGGAAATCGCCtgatccaaaaaataaaaataattatggtgGACCTTATATTACCTATGGGAAAAAGATGCTCAATAAGTATAAAAAGTTAAGGTATATGAAGACCCATAATTTGCTGACTGGCCAAACCGAAAAATCAGCTGAAGAAATAATCAAAGCTGAGACTCTGAAAGAAGAAATAGTTTCTCACTGGCATCCAAATTTGACCATAAATTTGGTCACTGATCAAACTAATTGGATGCAGGGAAGTGTTCCACCTCCATTAGAtgaattcattttctttttaccaGATGGAAAACAATACAAGCCTGCTGTCTTCTTGAATGATTACTGGAATATGATGCGTGATTATGTTCCAATTAACAAAACTTCTGAGGTTCTCAACCTTGTGTTAACATTCCAACCACTGAGCCTCTTTAAATGGCAGCTGTATACTGCTCAAGCCATGAGGGACAAATTAAGCATGTTCTCTGCACTAGGGGCTGAAGAACAAGATGAGGAACAGGATACTGTGAAGGAATTGCTGCTTGATACATCTCCATACTTACTGGCACTTACCATTAGTGTATCTGTGTTACATTCTATATTTGAGCTACTTGCCTTCAAAAATGATATTCAGTTTTGGAATAACAGGCAGTCACTTGAAGGTCTTTCAGTGAGATCagtatttttcaatgttttccAGTCCACTGTGGTGTTGCTATACGTACTTGACAATGAAACAAATGTCATGGTCAGAATATCATGCTTCATTGGGCTACTCATTGAAGTATGGAAAATCAATAAAGTGATGGATGTAAAGATAAACAGAGAGGACCGCATATTTGGGATACCTAAACTGAGTTTTACTGACAAAGGATCTTATGTGGAATCTAGCACAAAACAGTATGATATGTTAGCCTTCCGCTATCTCAGCTGGGCTTGCTTTCCTCTCTTGATTGGATATGGCGTGTACTCCTTGTTATATCAAGAACACAAAGGATGGTATTCCTTCATCTTAAACATGATGTATGGATATTTATTGACTTTTGGATTCATCATGATGACACCTCAGTTGTTCATTAATTACAAGTTGAAGTCAGTAGCCCATCTGCCTTGGCGTATGATGACATATAAGTTCCTCAATACTTTCATAGATGATATCTTTGCATTTGTGATCAAAATGCCAACCATGTATCGTTTAGGCTGCTTTAGAGATG ACATAGTGTTCTTCATTTTCTTATATCAGCGTTGGATCTACAAGGTTGACCACAAGCGTGTCAATGAATTTGGGTTCTCTGGTGAGATggaacaacaacaaaaacaagttAAGAATGGCACTCCAGCTATCACAGAAACAGAACAACAGTCTGGAGATAAGAAGAATGATTAA